One part of the Arabidopsis thaliana chromosome 1 sequence genome encodes these proteins:
- a CDS encoding glycine-rich protein (glycine-rich protein; Has 8710 Blast hits to 3981 proteins in 499 species: Archae - 16; Bacteria - 1349; Metazoa - 4702; Fungi - 419; Plants - 500; Viruses - 11; Other Eukaryotes - 1713 (source: NCBI BLink).), whose product MLDKLTRGIGGLRRGHGHFQASAGFGFEEHKEFSSRVESSGGFVDRQARYNHRTGNHGRPPMHVWDEEDSDSDVEEFFESSRTQHTTALPQPLHMNFRPPPPVTQPHHNGKMGKIGNGLQQGHEIHGMKHQGGHGIQHHDIHGMQHQGGHGMQHQGMHGMQHQGGHGMQHQGGHGMQHQGMHGMQHQGGHGMEHQGGHGMQHQDMHGMQHQGRHGMQHQGGHEMQHQGMHGMQHQGGHRIQHQGMHGMQHPGGVVVNATENWRVSKITGQKLGWGGKGL is encoded by the exons ATGCTTGATAAGCTTACCAGAGGGATCGGAGGTCTCCGGCGCGGACATGGGCATTTCCAGGCAAGCGCAGGCTTCGGGTTCGAGGAGCACAAGGAGTTTTCGAGTCGTGTGGAGTCATCAGGAGGCTTCGTTGACCGTCAAGCCCGCTACAACCACCGTACGGGCAACCATGGCCGTCCACCCATGCATGTCTGggatgaagaagactcagACTCAGACGTGGAGGAGTTCTTTGAGAGCAGCCGGACCCAACACACTACTGCGTTGCCGCAACCACTTCATATGAACTTCAGGCCTCCACCTCCAGTGACTCAGCCTCACCACAAC GGAAAAATGGGAAAGATAGGTAATGGATTGCAGCAGGGACACGAGATACATGGGATGAAGCACCAGGGCGGACATGGGATCCAGCACCACGACATACACGGGATGCAGCACCAGGGCGGGCACGGGATGCAGCACCAGGGCATGCACGGGATGCAGCACCAGGGGGGGCACGGAATGCAGCACCAGGGCGGGCACGGAATGCAGCACCAGGGCATGCATGGGATGCAGCACCAGGGGGGGCACGGAATGGAGCACCAGGGCGGGCACGGAATGCAGCACCAGGACATGCATGGGATGCAGCACCAGGGCAGGCACGGAATGCAGCACCAGGGCGGGCACGAAATGCAGCATCAGGGCATGCATGGGATGCAGCACCAGGGCGGGCACAGAATACAGCATCAGGGCATGCATGGGATGCAGCACCCGGGTGGAGTAGTGGTAAACGCTACTGAGAATTGGCGGGTCAGCAAAATCACCGGCCAGAAACTCGGGTGGGGAGGTAAGGGACTCTAG